One Mycolicibacterium fortuitum subsp. fortuitum genomic window carries:
- a CDS encoding endonuclease domain-containing protein: MGEPFIGSEALAAGRLTRYELRSQFVAVHQDVYVAKGTLPNAVLRAKASWLRSRRRGVLAGFSASALHGARWIDANKPAYIIDSNRRPARGIVTWADAIDDDEICLIGGMRVTTPVRTAVDLACKFPEDTAVAAIDALARAARLKAADIALAAERHVGRKGIRRAQASIALVDPGSESPRETWLRLLVVRDGYPAPQTQCPIFNEYGALIGEVDMAWPELKIALEYEGRHHTDPDQFRKDIARIDEMTDMGWIVIRVTSRDGEASVLGRLRKAWALRT, encoded by the coding sequence GTGGGGGAACCATTCATCGGCAGCGAAGCGCTGGCGGCGGGCCGACTGACCCGCTACGAGTTGCGGAGTCAGTTCGTAGCGGTGCACCAGGACGTGTATGTCGCGAAAGGCACCTTGCCCAACGCGGTTCTGCGTGCCAAGGCCAGCTGGTTGCGGTCGCGGCGTCGTGGCGTGCTGGCGGGCTTCTCGGCGTCCGCTCTCCACGGTGCGCGCTGGATTGACGCAAACAAGCCCGCGTACATCATCGACAGCAATCGCCGGCCCGCACGCGGAATCGTCACGTGGGCAGACGCAATCGATGACGACGAGATCTGCCTGATCGGCGGGATGCGGGTAACCACGCCTGTGCGTACCGCCGTCGACCTGGCGTGCAAGTTTCCGGAGGACACGGCGGTAGCCGCGATCGACGCCTTGGCAAGAGCTGCCCGGCTGAAAGCCGCTGACATCGCGTTGGCCGCCGAGCGTCATGTCGGACGAAAAGGCATCAGGCGGGCGCAGGCCAGCATTGCGCTGGTCGACCCCGGCTCGGAGTCCCCACGTGAAACATGGTTGCGGCTCTTGGTGGTTCGTGACGGCTACCCGGCCCCACAGACCCAGTGCCCCATCTTCAACGAATACGGCGCACTGATCGGCGAAGTTGACATGGCGTGGCCGGAGCTGAAGATCGCTCTGGAATACGAGGGGCGCCACCACACCGACCCTGACCAGTTCCGAAAGGACATAGCGCGAATCGATGAGATGACCGACATGGGCTGGATCGTCATAAGAGTCACCTCTCGTGACGGTGAAGCGTCGGTTCTCGGCAGGCTCCGTAAGGCCTGGGCATTGCGTACGTAA
- a CDS encoding carboxyl transferase domain-containing protein, with the protein MSRIGARALRDAVLDEGSFRSWDAPPLEVARSEDYQRELAEAKASTGLDESVLTGEGTIFGRRVAVVVCEFDFLAGSIGVAAAERITAAVTKATAEGLPLLASPSSGGTRMQEGTVAFLQMVKIAAAVELHKQAHLPYLVYLRHPTTGGVFASWGSLGHVTAAEPGALIGFLGPRVYEHLYGEPFPSGVQTAENLHVHGVIDGVVPLALLRDTLDRTLRVILDTPIAPPSAPEPEPLPDLPAWESVLASRRPDRPGVGYLLRHGATDRVLLSGTERGEAATMLLALARFGGQPAVVLGQRRSEGGLVGPGALREARRGMALAAGLQLPLVLVIDTPGPALSIEAEQGGLAGEIARCLAELVTLDTPTVSVLMGQGSGGPALAMVPADRVLAAANGWLAPLPPEGASAIVYRDTAHAAELAAAQGVRSVDLVRAGIVDAIVPEHPDAADEPRAFTERLSSAIASELAALRAVPGEQRLRTRLQRYRRIGLG; encoded by the coding sequence GTGAGTCGGATCGGCGCCCGCGCGCTTCGTGATGCAGTGCTCGACGAGGGCTCGTTCCGCAGCTGGGACGCCCCGCCTCTAGAGGTCGCCCGCTCCGAGGATTACCAGCGCGAACTGGCAGAGGCGAAGGCCTCGACCGGGCTCGACGAATCCGTGCTGACCGGCGAAGGAACGATCTTCGGCCGCCGTGTGGCCGTCGTCGTCTGCGAATTCGATTTCCTCGCCGGATCCATCGGGGTGGCCGCGGCCGAGCGGATCACCGCCGCGGTGACGAAAGCCACAGCCGAGGGCCTGCCGCTGCTGGCGTCGCCGAGCTCGGGCGGAACCCGCATGCAGGAGGGCACCGTCGCGTTCCTGCAGATGGTCAAGATCGCCGCCGCCGTCGAACTGCACAAACAGGCTCATCTGCCCTACCTGGTGTACCTGCGTCACCCGACCACCGGCGGCGTGTTCGCGTCGTGGGGTTCGCTCGGGCACGTCACCGCCGCCGAACCGGGAGCGCTGATCGGCTTCCTCGGCCCGCGGGTGTACGAGCACCTGTACGGCGAACCGTTCCCGTCCGGCGTGCAGACCGCCGAGAACCTGCATGTCCACGGCGTGATCGACGGTGTGGTGCCACTGGCGCTCCTGCGCGACACCCTCGACCGCACCCTGCGGGTGATCTTGGATACGCCCATCGCGCCTCCTTCCGCTCCGGAACCCGAGCCGCTGCCCGACTTGCCGGCCTGGGAATCGGTGCTGGCTTCCCGGCGGCCGGACCGGCCGGGTGTCGGGTATCTGTTGCGGCACGGCGCCACCGACCGCGTGCTGCTGTCCGGCACCGAACGCGGTGAGGCCGCGACGATGCTGCTGGCGCTGGCCCGGTTCGGCGGGCAGCCCGCCGTGGTGCTCGGGCAGCGGCGCAGCGAGGGCGGGCTGGTCGGACCAGGCGCCCTGCGTGAGGCCCGGCGCGGCATGGCGTTGGCGGCCGGACTGCAGCTGCCGCTGGTGCTGGTGATCGACACCCCCGGACCGGCCCTGTCGATCGAGGCCGAGCAGGGCGGGCTGGCCGGTGAGATCGCCCGCTGCCTGGCCGAATTGGTCACGCTCGACACGCCCACGGTTTCGGTGCTCATGGGCCAGGGCAGCGGCGGGCCCGCGCTGGCCATGGTGCCCGCCGACCGGGTGCTGGCCGCCGCCAACGGCTGGCTGGCACCGCTGCCGCCGGAGGGCGCCAGCGCGATCGTCTACCGCGACACCGCACACGCCGCCGAACTGGCTGCCGCACAAGGGGTTCGCTCCGTCGACCTGGTGCGGGCCGGCATCGTCGACGCGATCGTGCCCGAACATCCCGACGCCGCCGACGAACCGCGGGCCTTCACCGAGCGGCTGTCCAGCGCAATCGCGAGCGAACTCGCTGCGTTACGTGCCGTGCCCGGCGAGCAGCGACTGCGGACCCGGCTGCAGCGTTATCGGCGGATCGGGCTCGGCTGA
- a CDS encoding enoyl-CoA hydratase — translation MIGVTRDGSVLTLELQREERRNALNCELVDALREAVEHAAEQDIRAIVLTGAGPVFSSGADLTDAAGMAEKLPDKALALNLAIDKAPVPVIGAINGPAIGAGVILSMICDLRVVAPDAYFQFPVAKYGLALDNWSIRRLTSLVGYGRARGMLLGAEKLTAETALQTGMANRIGTLADAQKWAAELAGFAPLALQHAKRVLNDDGAYEESWPEHKALFDKAWASKDVIEAQVARIEKRPPNFTGA, via the coding sequence ATGATTGGTGTGACCAGAGACGGCAGTGTCCTGACCCTGGAACTGCAACGCGAGGAGCGGCGCAACGCGCTGAACTGCGAGCTTGTCGACGCCCTTCGGGAGGCTGTCGAGCATGCCGCCGAGCAGGACATCCGGGCCATCGTGCTGACCGGTGCCGGTCCGGTGTTCAGTTCGGGAGCTGACCTCACCGATGCTGCGGGAATGGCCGAGAAGCTTCCCGACAAGGCGCTGGCCCTGAACCTGGCGATCGACAAGGCCCCGGTTCCGGTCATCGGCGCGATCAACGGCCCTGCGATCGGTGCCGGCGTCATTCTGTCGATGATCTGCGATCTGCGGGTCGTCGCCCCGGACGCCTACTTCCAGTTCCCGGTCGCGAAGTACGGCCTGGCGTTGGACAACTGGAGCATCCGTCGGCTGACCTCGCTGGTCGGTTACGGCCGGGCTCGCGGCATGCTGCTCGGGGCGGAGAAGCTCACCGCCGAAACCGCGCTGCAGACCGGGATGGCCAACCGCATCGGCACGCTGGCCGACGCCCAGAAGTGGGCGGCCGAGCTGGCCGGGTTCGCGCCGCTGGCACTGCAGCACGCCAAGCGGGTGCTCAACGATGACGGTGCCTACGAGGAGTCGTGGCCCGAGCACAAGGCGCTGTTCGACAAGGCATGGGCGTCCAAGGACGTCATCGAGGCCCAGGTGGCCCGAATCGAGAAGCGGCCGCCGAACTTCACCGGGGCCTGA
- a CDS encoding MBL fold metallo-hydrolase, with amino-acid sequence MLRAALRLGTRSASLLAGGWLLRALNGTYASVGALPSAIRPSAQRSLQYADGTFVNIELASPGISMSREEWRMLITEMLGSGSASRPPGPIPLVDPVDGEAGSCAVSWYGHSTALVEIDGYRVLTDPVWSRRCSPSRVVGPQRLHEPPLPLEALPAVDAVVISHDHYDHLDIDTVLGLARTQRAPFVVPLGIGAHLRKWRIPEDRIVELDWNESHRIGELTLVCTPARHFSGRLFQRNTTLWASWAFIGPQHRAFFGGDTGYTKSFSEIGSEYGPFDLTLLPVGAYHPSWPDIHMNPEEAVRAHLDVTDSGLLVPVHWATFRLAPHPWADPVRRLLSAADPAGVQIAVPRPGQRVDNQSAALDPWWEF; translated from the coding sequence ATGCTGCGCGCGGCGCTGCGGTTGGGTACCCGGTCGGCTTCGCTGCTGGCCGGCGGATGGTTGCTGCGCGCGCTGAACGGGACCTACGCCTCGGTCGGGGCCCTACCCAGCGCTATCCGGCCGTCCGCGCAGCGGTCTCTGCAGTACGCCGACGGGACGTTCGTCAACATCGAACTGGCCTCGCCCGGTATCAGCATGAGCCGCGAGGAGTGGCGCATGCTGATCACCGAGATGCTCGGATCGGGCTCGGCCAGCCGGCCGCCTGGCCCGATCCCGCTGGTCGATCCTGTCGACGGCGAGGCCGGATCGTGCGCGGTGTCCTGGTACGGGCACTCCACCGCCCTGGTGGAGATCGACGGCTACCGGGTGCTTACCGATCCGGTGTGGAGCCGTCGCTGCTCGCCCTCGCGTGTGGTCGGTCCTCAGCGGCTGCATGAACCCCCGCTGCCGTTGGAGGCGTTACCCGCCGTCGATGCCGTGGTGATCAGCCACGATCACTATGACCACCTCGACATCGACACCGTGCTGGGGTTGGCCCGCACTCAGCGGGCACCGTTCGTCGTGCCGTTGGGTATCGGGGCCCACCTGCGCAAGTGGCGGATACCCGAAGACCGCATCGTCGAGCTGGACTGGAACGAGAGCCACCGGATCGGGGAGCTGACGCTGGTGTGCACACCGGCGCGGCACTTCTCCGGGCGGCTGTTCCAGCGCAACACCACGCTGTGGGCCTCGTGGGCGTTCATCGGCCCGCAGCATCGGGCGTTCTTCGGTGGAGACACCGGTTACACCAAGAGCTTCTCCGAAATCGGTTCGGAATACGGGCCTTTCGATCTGACGCTGCTGCCGGTGGGCGCCTACCACCCGAGTTGGCCCGATATCCACATGAATCCAGAGGAAGCGGTGCGCGCCCACCTGGACGTCACCGATTCCGGATTGTTGGTACCGGTGCACTGGGCGACATTCCGGCTCGCTCCGCATCCGTGGGCAGATCCGGTGCGCCGGTTGCTGTCAGCGGCCGACCCGGCCGGCGTGCAGATCGCTGTGCCACGTCCCGGACAGCGGGTGGACAACCAGTCGGCAGCACTCGACCCGTGGTGGGAGTTCTGA
- a CDS encoding cation-translocating P-type ATPase translates to MTTITVTGLTDAEVAQRVAEGKTNDVPTRAARSISEIVRGNVFTRINAILGVLFLIVMSTGSVINGAFGLLIIANSAIGIIQEIRAKRTLDKLAIVGQAKPTVRRASGSRDVLPSEVVLDDIIELGPGDQIVVDGEIIEDSNLEVDESLLTGEADPIVKTAGDAVMSGSFVVAGSGAYRATKVGHEAYAAKLAEEASKFTLVKSELRNGINKILQFITYLLVPAGLLTIYTQLFTTDPRILDSLKQTYRDIVANEGGWRESLGIIMSQIFTTDAVWHEPVLRMVGALVPMVPEGLVLMTSIAFAVGVVRLGRRQCLVNELPAIEGLARVDVVCADKTGTLTENGMRVSDLKACDGSATTEVASALAQLAADDARPNASMLAIAEAFATPPGWKATATAPFKSATKWSGASYGEHGNWVIGAPDVLLDSSSPVAEQAEKIGAQGLRVLLIGSSDRAVNAPDAPGAVTPVALVVLEQRIRPDAGDTLEYFASQHVSVKVISGDNAVSVGAVAGKLGLHGETMDARKLPHEPDQLAETLDEYTTFGRVRPDQKRAMVHALQSRGHTVAMTGDGVNDVLALKDADIGVAMGSGSSASRAVAQIVLLDNKFATLPYVVGEGRRVIGNIERVSNLFLTKTVYSVLLAVLVGLAGLSSKWFGTDPLLFPFQPIHVTIAAWFTIGIPAFILSLAPNNERAHTGFVRRVMTAALPSGLVVGTVTFISYLVAYQGREASLTEQTQASTAALITLLMSSLWVLSVVARPYEWWRVCLVVLSGLAYVLIFCLPLAQRLFMLDPSNLKVTGVALGIGLVGAALIEVLWWAQGRVLGEKRQLWR, encoded by the coding sequence ATGACGACGATCACTGTCACTGGTCTCACCGATGCCGAGGTGGCCCAGCGGGTAGCCGAGGGTAAGACCAACGACGTCCCGACGCGGGCGGCACGCAGCATTTCCGAGATCGTCCGCGGCAATGTGTTCACCCGCATCAACGCGATCCTGGGTGTGCTGTTTCTGATCGTGATGTCCACCGGGTCGGTGATCAACGGCGCGTTCGGGCTGTTGATCATCGCCAACAGTGCCATCGGCATCATCCAGGAGATCCGCGCCAAGCGGACCCTCGACAAGCTGGCCATCGTCGGGCAGGCCAAGCCCACCGTGCGCCGGGCATCCGGTAGCCGCGACGTTCTGCCCAGCGAGGTTGTGCTCGACGACATCATCGAACTGGGCCCGGGCGATCAGATCGTGGTGGACGGCGAGATCATCGAGGATTCCAACCTCGAGGTCGACGAGTCGTTGTTGACCGGTGAAGCCGATCCCATCGTGAAAACCGCGGGCGATGCGGTGATGTCGGGCAGTTTCGTCGTCGCCGGCTCCGGTGCCTACCGGGCCACCAAGGTGGGGCACGAGGCGTACGCCGCCAAGCTCGCCGAGGAGGCGTCCAAGTTCACCCTGGTGAAATCCGAACTTCGCAACGGCATCAACAAGATCCTGCAGTTCATCACCTATCTGCTGGTGCCTGCCGGCCTGCTCACCATCTATACGCAGCTGTTCACCACGGATCCGCGCATCCTGGATTCCCTCAAGCAGACCTACCGCGACATCGTTGCCAACGAGGGTGGTTGGCGAGAGTCGCTGGGAATCATCATGAGTCAGATCTTCACCACCGATGCGGTGTGGCACGAGCCGGTGCTGCGCATGGTGGGTGCCTTGGTGCCAATGGTTCCCGAAGGCCTGGTGCTGATGACCTCGATCGCATTTGCGGTCGGGGTGGTGCGACTGGGCCGGCGTCAGTGTCTGGTCAACGAGCTGCCGGCGATCGAGGGCTTGGCCCGGGTCGACGTGGTGTGTGCCGACAAGACGGGCACCCTGACCGAAAACGGCATGCGGGTAAGCGATCTGAAGGCGTGCGACGGGAGTGCGACGACCGAGGTCGCGTCGGCACTCGCGCAGCTGGCCGCCGATGATGCCCGGCCGAACGCCAGCATGCTTGCCATCGCCGAAGCCTTCGCCACGCCACCGGGCTGGAAGGCCACCGCGACGGCTCCGTTCAAGTCGGCCACGAAGTGGAGCGGCGCGTCGTACGGCGAGCACGGCAACTGGGTGATCGGCGCCCCGGATGTGCTGCTGGACTCCAGTTCGCCAGTGGCGGAGCAGGCCGAGAAGATCGGCGCCCAAGGGCTGCGGGTGCTGCTGATTGGATCTTCCGATCGGGCCGTCAACGCACCGGATGCCCCGGGCGCCGTCACCCCTGTGGCATTGGTGGTGCTGGAGCAGCGCATCCGGCCTGATGCCGGCGACACACTTGAATACTTTGCTTCCCAGCATGTTTCGGTCAAGGTGATCTCCGGCGACAATGCCGTGTCGGTGGGTGCGGTGGCCGGCAAGCTCGGACTGCACGGCGAGACGATGGACGCCAGGAAGTTGCCCCACGAGCCTGATCAGCTGGCCGAGACGCTGGACGAGTACACCACGTTCGGCCGGGTGCGTCCGGACCAGAAGCGCGCCATGGTGCACGCACTGCAGTCCCGCGGTCACACGGTGGCCATGACCGGTGACGGAGTCAACGACGTGCTGGCCCTCAAAGACGCCGACATCGGTGTCGCGATGGGTTCGGGCAGTTCGGCCTCGCGAGCGGTGGCCCAGATCGTGTTGCTGGACAACAAGTTCGCCACCTTGCCCTATGTGGTCGGCGAGGGCCGGCGGGTGATCGGCAACATCGAGCGGGTCTCGAACCTGTTCCTCACCAAGACCGTGTACTCGGTGCTGCTGGCGGTGTTGGTGGGATTGGCGGGTCTGTCCTCCAAGTGGTTCGGTACCGATCCGCTGTTGTTCCCGTTCCAGCCGATCCACGTCACCATCGCGGCCTGGTTCACCATCGGTATCCCGGCGTTCATCCTCTCGCTCGCGCCCAACAACGAGCGCGCGCACACGGGTTTCGTGCGGCGGGTGATGACAGCGGCGCTGCCCTCGGGTCTTGTGGTCGGCACCGTCACATTCATCTCCTACCTGGTGGCCTATCAAGGTCGGGAAGCCTCGCTGACCGAGCAGACCCAGGCCTCGACGGCCGCGCTGATCACGTTGTTGATGTCCTCGCTGTGGGTGCTGTCGGTGGTGGCCCGGCCGTATGAGTGGTGGCGGGTGTGCCTGGTCGTGCTTTCAGGGTTGGCGTATGTGCTGATCTTTTGTTTGCCGCTGGCTCAGCGCCTGTTCATGCTGGATCCGTCGAATCTCAAGGTCACCGGCGTTGCGCTGGGCATTGGCCTGGTCGGAGCCGCGTTGATCGAGGTGCTGTGGTGGGCGCAGGGCAGGGTGTTGGGCGAGAAGCGCCAGTTGTGGAGATAG
- a CDS encoding antitoxin has translation MGFLDKAKDLLSQNADKVEQAIEKAGDIVDEKTQGKYSGVVDKAQEAAKNAINKEEPQQ, from the coding sequence ATGGGATTCCTGGACAAGGCCAAGGACCTTCTGTCGCAGAACGCCGACAAGGTCGAGCAGGCCATCGAGAAGGCCGGCGACATCGTCGACGAGAAGACTCAGGGCAAGTACTCGGGCGTGGTCGACAAGGCACAGGAAGCGGCGAAGAACGCCATCAACAAGGAAGAACCGCAGCAGTAG
- a CDS encoding type II toxin-antitoxin system Rv0910 family toxin — MAKLSVSVEVPLPPEKAWEYASDLSRYDEWLSIHRAWRSKLPETLEKGTVIDSIVEVKGMLNRVKWTLVNYKPPQSLTLNGDGRGGVKVKLIGKITPAAVDGGDGAKVSFDVHLGGPALFGPIGMVVAAALKGDIQQSLNKFKELYASS; from the coding sequence ATGGCCAAATTGTCTGTCTCCGTCGAAGTTCCGTTGCCGCCGGAGAAGGCGTGGGAGTACGCCTCTGATCTGTCCCGGTACGACGAGTGGCTCAGCATCCACCGGGCCTGGCGGTCGAAGTTGCCCGAAACCCTGGAAAAGGGCACGGTGATCGACTCGATCGTCGAGGTCAAGGGCATGTTGAACCGCGTGAAGTGGACGCTGGTGAACTACAAGCCGCCGCAGTCGTTGACCCTCAACGGCGACGGTCGTGGCGGGGTGAAGGTCAAGCTGATCGGAAAGATTACGCCGGCCGCCGTTGACGGTGGAGACGGTGCGAAGGTCTCTTTCGACGTGCATCTGGGTGGGCCCGCGCTGTTCGGGCCGATCGGCATGGTGGTCGCCGCCGCGCTCAAGGGTGATATCCAGCAGTCGCTGAACAAGTTCAAGGAGCTCTACGCGTCGTCGTAG
- a CDS encoding CbbQ/NirQ/NorQ/GpvN family protein, which yields MTDTYYANANEVQLFEQAFRQRLPVMLTGPTGCGKTRLVEHMGLLLSRPVVTISCHDDLTSSDLVGRFMVTGGDVVWTDGPLTRAVKAGAICYLDEVVEARHDSLAVLHSLTDHRRTLYLDRASEVVHAPETFMLVCSYNPAYRSSLKELKPSFRQRFVTLPMRYLPPEREAEVIVAEAGVGLPTAQRLVRCASAIRTADEAFHFEPPSTRVLVTAAHLIAAGATELEAAEACVLAPLSSDGAITEGLREVASACLSGADADSSSA from the coding sequence ATGACCGACACGTATTACGCCAATGCCAACGAAGTTCAGCTGTTCGAACAGGCCTTCCGCCAGCGCCTGCCGGTGATGCTCACCGGCCCGACAGGATGCGGCAAGACCCGCTTGGTCGAGCACATGGGACTGCTGCTCAGCCGTCCGGTCGTCACCATCAGCTGCCACGACGACCTGACCAGCTCGGACCTCGTCGGACGGTTCATGGTCACCGGCGGGGACGTGGTCTGGACCGACGGGCCCCTCACGCGAGCCGTCAAGGCCGGGGCGATCTGCTACCTCGACGAGGTTGTCGAGGCGCGTCACGATTCGTTGGCCGTCCTGCACTCACTCACCGACCACAGGCGCACGCTCTATCTGGATCGCGCCAGTGAAGTCGTCCATGCGCCAGAGACTTTCATGCTGGTGTGCTCCTATAACCCCGCCTACCGCAGCTCGCTCAAAGAGCTCAAACCGTCCTTCCGGCAGCGTTTCGTCACGCTGCCGATGCGGTACCTGCCGCCCGAGCGTGAGGCCGAGGTGATCGTCGCCGAGGCGGGCGTCGGGCTGCCCACCGCACAGCGGCTGGTCCGGTGCGCCAGCGCGATCCGAACCGCGGACGAGGCATTCCACTTCGAACCGCCCTCCACTCGGGTACTCGTCACGGCGGCACACCTGATCGCCGCCGGTGCAACGGAACTCGAAGCCGCAGAGGCATGTGTCCTCGCCCCGCTGTCCAGCGACGGCGCCATCACCGAAGGGCTGCGGGAGGTCGCTTCCGCGTGTCTCTCGGGAGCCGATGCCGACAGCTCAAGCGCCTAG
- a CDS encoding nitric oxide reductase activation protein NorD: MPELDEARAMATERSCAVTAVALSGQRRTGARLVSGQHRGFGLSSLLDVVHVPYPPRRDWTRRTLTCGVALQCSPSKERILDYRLNELSTCELAALTLVEAGVALGWVAENWPGLLADLRSTLPHLEPAAANMDAEEMLNRAFALARTSQQFSIDPLLGSLPRAYTQPQGLSDKLRRTFGRLPWTTNQKRSPAPHSVPAGGDGGVRNSNLPPPSRPQDNDLDITPDHRPGIPYPEWNAWTKSFMPDHVAVLEQTRSSRDRKPGTVTVDVRKWFEENTHRAMKNRLEDGSDLDVDQYVNHFMDLTTGEAVEPRLFRELLPASRDVTTALLLDGSSSLGVHGGRIFKLELACADALSRAMTSARERHGIFTFTGNTRHRVEVSCLKDFADRRFVPPGSLGLSTGGYTRLGAPLRHMTSRLLAQPSERRLLIVIGDGLISDEGYEGRYAWADAAHAVEEANDAGVSMYYLGVGPVRVDPLPEVFGPKRSQRIRRVEELPRVLAHVHRELVSA; the protein is encoded by the coding sequence ATGCCCGAACTCGACGAAGCCCGCGCCATGGCGACCGAGCGCAGTTGCGCCGTCACCGCCGTGGCGTTGAGTGGCCAGCGCCGCACCGGCGCCCGCCTGGTCAGCGGCCAGCACCGCGGCTTCGGTCTGAGTTCCCTGCTCGACGTCGTGCACGTGCCCTATCCACCGCGTCGTGACTGGACGCGGCGAACACTGACATGCGGTGTGGCACTGCAGTGCTCGCCATCCAAAGAACGCATCCTCGACTACCGGCTCAACGAGCTCTCGACCTGCGAACTGGCCGCACTCACCCTCGTCGAGGCCGGCGTCGCGCTTGGCTGGGTCGCCGAGAACTGGCCCGGACTACTGGCTGACCTTCGCTCGACGCTTCCGCACCTGGAACCGGCCGCCGCGAACATGGACGCCGAGGAGATGCTGAACCGGGCCTTCGCCCTGGCGCGTACCTCACAGCAGTTCTCCATCGACCCGCTGCTCGGCAGCCTGCCGCGGGCATACACCCAGCCGCAGGGCCTGTCCGACAAGCTGCGCCGCACGTTCGGGCGGCTGCCGTGGACCACCAACCAGAAGCGTTCACCGGCACCACATTCCGTCCCTGCCGGCGGGGACGGGGGCGTCCGCAACTCGAACCTTCCGCCACCCAGCCGGCCTCAGGACAACGACCTCGACATCACCCCCGACCACCGGCCGGGAATCCCCTACCCGGAATGGAACGCATGGACGAAGAGCTTCATGCCGGACCACGTCGCGGTTCTCGAGCAGACCCGCTCCAGCCGCGACCGAAAGCCGGGCACAGTTACCGTCGACGTCCGGAAGTGGTTCGAGGAGAACACCCACCGGGCCATGAAGAATCGGCTCGAAGACGGCTCCGACCTCGACGTCGACCAGTACGTCAACCACTTCATGGACCTGACCACCGGTGAGGCGGTCGAACCGCGCCTCTTCCGTGAACTGTTACCCGCCAGCCGCGACGTGACAACCGCGCTGCTCCTCGACGGCAGCTCGTCGCTGGGTGTGCACGGGGGCCGGATCTTCAAACTCGAGCTCGCCTGCGCTGACGCCCTGTCCCGCGCGATGACCTCGGCGCGGGAACGCCACGGCATATTCACGTTCACCGGCAACACCCGCCATCGCGTGGAAGTCAGCTGCCTCAAGGACTTCGCGGACCGCCGTTTCGTCCCACCCGGCAGTCTGGGTCTGTCCACCGGCGGCTACACCCGACTCGGTGCGCCGCTGCGGCATATGACCAGCCGCCTGCTCGCGCAGCCTTCGGAGCGCAGGTTGCTCATCGTCATCGGTGATGGCCTGATCTCGGACGAAGGCTACGAGGGCCGCTACGCCTGGGCTGATGCCGCCCACGCCGTGGAGGAAGCCAACGACGCGGGCGTCTCCATGTACTACCTCGGCGTCGGCCCCGTCCGCGTCGATCCGCTGCCCGAAGTGTTCGGACCCAAACGGTCCCAACGCATCCGCCGGGTCGAAGAACTACCCCGCGTTCTTGCCCATGTCCACCGGGAGCTGGTATCCGCATGA
- a CDS encoding TetR/AcrR family transcriptional regulator, with protein sequence MTPQIKQSARELRRLQTRERILGAAIAEFRASGMAGADVGAIVDVAGVAHGTFFFHFPSKEHVLLELERREETRMAAEFTHFLDSPHDLASALTELVRLISSLEQRFGPLLFKELLALHFSPTRPTKDEWSDHPMIVLLVREIERARGDGEVHPEVDAFYSAAFFLLGIYGVLTTTANSRHRDAMLANLVITARRGLEVR encoded by the coding sequence ATGACCCCACAGATCAAGCAGTCGGCGCGGGAATTGCGCCGACTGCAGACGCGGGAACGGATACTCGGCGCGGCCATCGCCGAGTTCCGGGCGTCGGGCATGGCCGGGGCGGACGTCGGTGCGATCGTCGACGTCGCAGGCGTAGCCCACGGAACCTTCTTCTTCCACTTCCCGAGCAAGGAGCACGTCCTGCTGGAACTGGAAAGGCGCGAAGAGACACGCATGGCAGCCGAATTCACGCATTTCCTCGACAGCCCGCACGATCTCGCGTCAGCGTTGACCGAGCTCGTCCGGCTGATAAGCAGCCTGGAGCAACGCTTCGGACCGCTCCTGTTCAAAGAACTTCTCGCGCTGCACTTCTCGCCGACACGTCCCACCAAGGACGAATGGAGCGACCACCCGATGATCGTGCTGCTCGTCCGCGAGATCGAGCGTGCCCGCGGCGACGGCGAGGTGCATCCCGAAGTCGACGCCTTCTACAGCGCCGCGTTCTTCCTCCTTGGGATCTACGGCGTCCTGACCACCACCGCCAACAGCCGGCACCGCGACGCGATGCTGGCCAACTTGGTCATCACCGCACGACGAGGACTGGAGGTCCGATGA